A stretch of Roseibium porphyridii DNA encodes these proteins:
- a CDS encoding amidohydrolase family protein produces the protein MVDISKVRAIDIHTHAEEPCGCHTDDGYDDLQATMAEYFRAPWKHPPTVPETAAHYRAQNIAAVIFPVDAERETGYRRYKNEEVAEIAADNDDVLIPFASIDPHKGRIGAREARRLIRDFGIKGFKFHPTMQGFFPNDRMAYELYEAIAEAGGIALFHTGQTGVGSGMRGGNGMRLKYSNPMYMDDVAVDFPDMKIILAHPSFPWQEEALAVAQHKPNVYIDLSGWSPKYFPEILVKYCNSILKKKVLFGSDWPMITPERWLSDFEKIAIKDELRPDIIKGNAARLLGLA, from the coding sequence ATGGTCGATATCAGCAAGGTTCGCGCAATCGATATTCACACACATGCAGAAGAACCCTGTGGTTGCCATACCGATGACGGCTATGACGACCTTCAGGCAACCATGGCTGAGTATTTCCGGGCACCTTGGAAGCATCCGCCCACCGTGCCGGAAACGGCGGCGCATTATCGCGCGCAAAACATCGCAGCTGTCATTTTTCCCGTCGATGCGGAACGCGAGACCGGATATCGACGCTACAAGAATGAAGAAGTTGCCGAGATCGCTGCGGACAATGATGACGTCCTGATCCCGTTTGCTTCCATCGATCCGCACAAGGGCCGTATTGGTGCGCGGGAAGCACGCCGACTGATCCGCGATTTCGGTATCAAGGGCTTCAAGTTTCACCCGACCATGCAAGGGTTTTTCCCGAATGACAGGATGGCTTATGAGCTCTATGAGGCCATAGCGGAAGCCGGCGGTATCGCCTTGTTCCACACCGGCCAGACGGGCGTCGGCAGTGGTATGCGGGGGGGCAACGGCATGCGTCTGAAATACTCCAATCCGATGTATATGGACGACGTCGCGGTTGATTTTCCGGACATGAAGATCATTCTCGCACACCCGTCCTTTCCCTGGCAGGAAGAAGCATTGGCGGTCGCGCAGCACAAACCCAATGTCTATATTGATCTGTCCGGATGGTCGCCGAAGTATTTCCCGGAAATCCTGGTCAAATATTGTAATTCGATCCTGAAAAAGAAGGTTTTGTTCGGCTCGGACTGGCCGATGATCACCCCTGAACGCTGGTTGTCCGATTTCGAAAAGATTGCCATCAAAGACGAACTGCGTCCTGACATCATCAAAGGCAATGCCGCCCGTCTCCTTGGTCTTGCCTGA
- a CDS encoding TRAP transporter substrate-binding protein — translation MINLHKKVARLAVAATVSAIALAGTASSTVAQEVTLRLHQFLPAQANVPKNVLDPWADKIEAESDGRIKIERYPAMQLGGKPPELINQVIDGAVDIVWTVAGYTPGRFPRAEVFELPFTMTDAESMSRAYWKLAEETMMDEDFKLFKPLGLWVHGPGVIHSSKPITTLDDLNGVKLRAPTRVTNKLFSNLGATPVGMPVPAIPEALSKGVIDASVIPWEVVGALKVNELVGNHTEFPGDALYTTSFIFAMNKDKYDALPDDLKAIIDANSGEDFSAFAGKQMQTDDAGPRAAAVERGNNIITQTPEQIAEWRTAAQGTIDEWIAEMDAKGIDGKALKDRAAELMAN, via the coding sequence ATGATCAACTTGCATAAGAAGGTTGCAAGACTGGCCGTAGCGGCCACTGTTTCTGCGATTGCACTTGCGGGCACGGCGTCCAGCACGGTTGCGCAGGAAGTTACGCTTCGTCTGCATCAGTTTCTGCCGGCTCAGGCAAATGTTCCCAAGAACGTGCTGGACCCTTGGGCGGACAAGATTGAAGCGGAATCCGACGGTCGCATCAAGATCGAGCGCTATCCGGCCATGCAGTTGGGCGGCAAACCGCCGGAGTTGATCAACCAGGTAATCGACGGTGCCGTCGACATTGTCTGGACGGTGGCCGGATACACGCCGGGCCGTTTTCCGCGCGCGGAAGTGTTCGAGCTTCCCTTCACGATGACCGACGCTGAGTCAATGTCCAGGGCCTACTGGAAGCTGGCTGAAGAAACCATGATGGATGAAGACTTCAAGCTGTTCAAACCGCTTGGTCTTTGGGTCCATGGCCCGGGTGTCATCCATTCCAGCAAGCCAATCACCACACTTGACGATCTGAACGGGGTCAAGCTGCGCGCACCGACCCGCGTGACGAACAAGCTGTTTTCCAATCTTGGAGCGACACCGGTCGGCATGCCTGTCCCGGCAATACCGGAAGCACTCAGCAAAGGTGTGATCGATGCGTCGGTTATTCCCTGGGAAGTTGTCGGTGCGCTCAAGGTAAATGAGCTTGTCGGCAATCACACTGAATTCCCGGGTGACGCGCTCTACACCACATCCTTCATTTTTGCGATGAACAAGGACAAGTACGACGCGCTGCCGGATGACCTGAAGGCGATAATCGATGCCAATTCGGGTGAAGATTTCTCGGCTTTTGCCGGCAAGCAGATGCAGACAGATGATGCCGGACCGCGTGCAGCTGCCGTGGAGCGTGGCAACAACATCATCACGCAAACACCCGAACAGATTGCCGAGTGGCGCACCGCCGCGCAAGGTACCATCGACGAGTGGATTGCCGAGATGGATGCCAAAGGCATAGACGGCAAAGCACTGAAGGATCGTGCGGCTGAACTGATGGCCAACTGA
- a CDS encoding crotonase/enoyl-CoA hydratase family protein, which yields MNEPILNIEVSGDIATLMMNRPDKRNAMCDDLLEAIDRFFASAPKTVKAVVITGTAGHFCSGLDLSEHVARDAEGTLHHSRGWHSVMDRIQFGGLPVVSAMFGAVIGGGLELASATHVRVAETSTFFQLPEGRRGIFVGGGASVRVGRILGADRMTEMMLTGRKYDADEGLSLGLTHYVVDPGEALAKAQELARKIASNAPLSNYIMIQALSRISDMSKADGLFTESLCAALTQTSPDALEGLAAFIEKRSPKFR from the coding sequence ATGAACGAACCGATCTTGAACATTGAGGTAAGCGGCGACATCGCCACCTTGATGATGAACCGTCCCGACAAGCGCAACGCCATGTGCGATGACCTGCTTGAAGCAATTGACAGGTTTTTTGCAAGCGCGCCGAAGACCGTGAAGGCGGTGGTCATTACAGGGACCGCCGGTCACTTCTGCTCCGGACTTGACTTGAGTGAACATGTTGCCCGAGACGCGGAAGGCACCCTGCATCATTCACGCGGATGGCACTCGGTGATGGACAGGATCCAGTTCGGGGGCCTGCCAGTTGTGTCCGCGATGTTCGGGGCCGTTATCGGAGGTGGTCTGGAACTGGCAAGCGCGACGCATGTCCGTGTTGCCGAAACCTCCACCTTCTTTCAGCTTCCAGAAGGTCGTCGCGGTATTTTCGTTGGAGGCGGGGCTTCGGTTCGCGTCGGACGGATACTGGGCGCTGATCGCATGACCGAAATGATGCTCACGGGCCGGAAATATGACGCTGACGAGGGATTATCTCTGGGTCTGACCCACTATGTCGTCGACCCGGGCGAGGCGCTGGCGAAAGCGCAAGAGCTTGCCCGCAAGATCGCGTCGAATGCGCCATTGTCGAATTACATCATGATCCAGGCGTTGTCGCGCATTTCCGACATGTCGAAGGCCGATGGCCTTTTTACCGAAAGCCTTTGTGCCGCACTCACGCAAACAAGCCCGGATGCACTAGAGGGTCTGGCCGCCTTTATCGAAAAACGCAGTCCGAAATTCAGGTGA
- a CDS encoding ABC transporter ATP-binding protein, with the protein MAEVKLANLSKAFGDTQAVDDVTMTIANGAFVTLLGPTGAGKTTILRLIAGLEQPDQGDVMIGGRSVANDTPAQRNVAMVFQQYSLYPHLSVRDNLAFPLRSPLLKTPKQEIDRKVAEVADVLKISHKLNNKATNLSGGEMQRVSIGRALVRSPSIYLMDEPLSSLDAKLRSDLRIELKRIQESLGATMLYVTHDQIEAMTMATHVGVLDEGRLVQFGTPREIYEDPVNLYVAGRLGQPRINVLPADMFAGAPSGAKTIGLRPEHIAQGEGKPSQIRRVEHLGDQTRLHLSLDGHEIVTLSESRTTYEPGDTLAIQPRNPLFFDASGARIA; encoded by the coding sequence ATGGCTGAGGTCAAACTTGCCAATCTGTCAAAGGCATTCGGTGACACGCAGGCCGTTGACGATGTCACGATGACCATTGCAAACGGTGCTTTTGTGACATTGCTTGGACCGACCGGGGCCGGCAAGACCACAATCCTGCGTCTGATTGCAGGTCTTGAGCAGCCCGATCAGGGCGATGTCATGATCGGTGGTCGTTCCGTGGCCAACGACACGCCGGCACAGCGCAATGTCGCCATGGTTTTTCAGCAGTATTCGCTGTATCCGCATCTCAGCGTACGCGACAACCTGGCCTTTCCGCTGCGTTCGCCGTTGTTGAAGACGCCCAAACAGGAAATCGACAGAAAAGTTGCGGAAGTGGCCGATGTCCTGAAGATTTCCCACAAACTGAACAACAAGGCGACCAATCTGTCCGGTGGTGAAATGCAGCGTGTCTCGATCGGGCGCGCCCTTGTGCGCTCGCCGTCCATCTACCTCATGGATGAACCGCTGAGTTCGCTCGATGCCAAGCTGCGGTCCGACCTCAGGATTGAGCTGAAGCGCATTCAGGAAAGTCTGGGGGCGACGATGCTCTACGTTACGCACGACCAGATCGAGGCAATGACCATGGCAACCCATGTCGGAGTGCTTGACGAAGGACGTCTCGTCCAATTCGGAACGCCGCGGGAGATCTATGAAGATCCGGTCAATCTTTATGTCGCCGGACGGTTGGGACAACCGCGGATAAATGTGTTGCCTGCCGACATGTTCGCCGGGGCGCCGTCCGGAGCCAAAACAATCGGGCTTCGACCTGAGCACATTGCGCAAGGTGAGGGAAAGCCATCGCAGATCAGGCGCGTTGAACATCTTGGAGACCAGACTCGCCTGCATTTGTCGCTAGATGGGCATGAGATCGTCACCTTGTCGGAAAGTCGCACAACATATGAACCTGGCGACACGCTTGCCATTCAGCCACGCAATCCACTGTTTTTTGACGCCAGCGGCGCCAGAATTGCCTGA
- a CDS encoding SDR family NAD(P)-dependent oxidoreductase gives MRIAQTVVLVTGGGSGLGAATVRRFADQGAKVAVLDLDKKRSGSLAAEVGGFAVHADVSDEVDVGRALDETVRHFGVPRIIVNCAGVGFAARIVGKEGKLSFDVFERTLKVNLFGTFNVMSHAAKRLCEAGTLEGGERGVVINTASVAFEDGQLGQAAYAASKGGIASMCLPAAREFAQHGIRVMTIAPGLFKTPMMEGLPEEVSAKIAENIPFPPRLGEPEEFALLAEQIVTNPFLNGTTIRLDGAVRLPPR, from the coding sequence ATGCGAATAGCGCAAACGGTCGTGCTTGTGACCGGTGGCGGCAGCGGACTTGGCGCTGCAACCGTCCGTCGCTTTGCCGATCAGGGTGCAAAGGTTGCGGTGCTCGATCTGGACAAGAAACGGTCAGGCTCGCTTGCCGCAGAGGTTGGTGGCTTTGCTGTCCATGCTGATGTCAGCGACGAGGTGGATGTCGGCCGCGCGCTCGACGAAACCGTTCGCCATTTTGGCGTGCCCCGCATCATTGTCAATTGCGCTGGTGTCGGGTTCGCGGCTCGCATCGTCGGCAAGGAAGGCAAGCTTTCATTCGATGTCTTTGAGCGAACGCTTAAGGTGAACCTGTTCGGCACCTTCAACGTCATGAGTCATGCAGCCAAGCGGCTTTGCGAAGCGGGCACTCTAGAAGGTGGGGAGCGTGGCGTTGTCATCAACACCGCTTCCGTCGCATTTGAGGACGGTCAGCTCGGGCAGGCTGCCTATGCGGCATCAAAGGGTGGAATTGCTTCCATGTGCCTACCGGCCGCGCGGGAATTCGCTCAGCACGGCATCCGCGTGATGACGATCGCTCCTGGCCTCTTCAAAACGCCGATGATGGAAGGCCTTCCGGAAGAGGTCTCGGCGAAAATTGCGGAGAATATTCCCTTTCCACCGCGTCTCGGAGAGCCGGAAGAATTTGCTCTGTTGGCCGAACAGATCGTCACCAACCCGTTTCTCAATGGAACGACCATCCGACTAGATGGCGCGGTGCGCCTGCCACCGCGTTGA
- a CDS encoding MarR family winged helix-turn-helix transcriptional regulator, translated as MKKPAADIETEDTVVSVNDRTLRSFHGYQMKRTFNVIQSDLSRTLKPLELRMLTYTALVLIVDNPGLRQSQLAEAMDIERPNLVVIVDELERRGLVLRDRLPNDRRAYALKATAAGQDLCKQALSVVTAHEAALLKGVSPDEKAVALKVLQAIEANRQRDR; from the coding sequence ATGAAAAAACCAGCTGCCGATATCGAAACAGAAGACACCGTTGTCAGTGTCAATGACAGGACGTTGAGATCGTTTCATGGGTATCAGATGAAGCGAACATTCAATGTCATCCAATCGGACCTCAGTCGAACCCTGAAACCGCTTGAATTGAGAATGCTCACTTATACGGCGTTGGTTCTGATTGTCGATAATCCAGGGCTTCGCCAGTCGCAACTGGCGGAAGCCATGGATATCGAGCGGCCCAATCTGGTGGTGATTGTCGACGAGCTGGAACGCCGTGGTCTGGTCCTGAGAGATCGATTGCCCAACGACCGGCGTGCTTATGCACTCAAGGCAACCGCTGCCGGGCAAGACTTGTGCAAGCAAGCGCTTTCGGTCGTCACGGCGCATGAAGCTGCGCTTTTGAAAGGGGTGAGCCCGGATGAAAAGGCCGTTGCCCTCAAGGTCCTTCAGGCGATCGAGGCAAACCGTCAACGCGACCGTTGA
- a CDS encoding feruloyl-CoA synthase: MKRTTDFQSHSVSRENRPDGSILLRSNHQLSPSVERTGDWLHQWAEDAPGRVFLAERSGAGWREETYETTLAKVRAVGAALLARGMNQKTPILVMSGNSVDHGILALAAQYVGVPLVPVAEQYSLVHGAHGRLRDVIHLIKPKLAYVIDQDQFQEALNLEGLCDVEIVASRLSTRAGAGKVTKFTDLLKEDGAAGVDAAFAEVTADTVGKILMTSGSTSSPKGVLTTHRMMCVNQAQLADALPFLRKRPPIIVDWLPWNHVFGGSHNFNMMLANGGSFYIDDGKPVKGLFERTLENLHLTTGTLAFNVPLGFGMLLDALKTDEGFRRRFFQDLDLIFYAGASLPQDVWSGLEQMALSEKGEVPLMTSSWGLTETAPSAMMQQEPAPRSGIVGVPVNGVTLKLLPDEDMRCEVRIKGPSVMPGYFEDPDKTKAAFDEEGYFITGDAMVFLDAEDPNKGMRFDGRISEDFKLQSGTWVRAAQLKLDMLSALAPLAADLVVTGADRTEIGVMIFPNMSALSRAGFQTSDESGAFQCDRLQREIHRRLTERARTVSGSSARVSRAIVLSEPPSTAEGEMTAKGNLNIRKVLTRRAPLLERLYSDDDPATVRI; encoded by the coding sequence ATGAAACGCACGACAGACTTCCAGTCACACTCGGTCAGCAGGGAAAATCGTCCGGACGGGTCCATTCTGCTGCGCTCCAACCATCAGCTCAGCCCGAGTGTTGAGCGGACGGGTGACTGGCTGCATCAATGGGCAGAAGACGCTCCCGGGCGTGTGTTCCTGGCGGAACGCAGTGGAGCCGGTTGGCGGGAAGAGACTTATGAAACGACACTGGCAAAGGTGCGCGCGGTCGGCGCTGCGCTTCTTGCACGTGGCATGAACCAGAAAACGCCAATTCTTGTCATGTCCGGAAACAGTGTCGATCATGGCATCCTGGCACTCGCTGCGCAGTATGTCGGTGTGCCGCTGGTGCCTGTGGCTGAACAGTATTCACTGGTCCATGGGGCACACGGCCGCTTGCGCGATGTCATTCATCTGATCAAGCCAAAACTTGCTTATGTGATCGATCAGGATCAGTTCCAAGAGGCGCTGAACCTTGAGGGACTCTGCGATGTCGAAATTGTTGCGAGCCGGCTGTCGACCCGTGCTGGGGCGGGCAAGGTCACGAAATTCACTGACCTTCTCAAGGAGGATGGGGCTGCTGGTGTCGATGCGGCTTTTGCCGAGGTTACAGCCGACACGGTTGGAAAAATCCTGATGACCAGCGGCTCGACCTCGAGCCCGAAAGGGGTGCTGACCACCCATCGCATGATGTGCGTCAACCAGGCACAACTGGCAGATGCCTTGCCGTTTTTGCGCAAACGCCCTCCGATTATCGTGGATTGGCTGCCCTGGAACCACGTTTTCGGCGGATCCCACAACTTCAATATGATGCTGGCCAATGGCGGCAGTTTTTACATCGATGATGGTAAGCCCGTGAAAGGGCTCTTTGAGAGGACACTGGAGAACCTGCATCTGACAACAGGCACGCTTGCCTTCAATGTTCCACTTGGCTTTGGCATGCTGCTCGATGCACTGAAGACGGACGAGGGCTTCCGGCGCCGTTTTTTTCAGGACCTGGATTTGATCTTCTACGCCGGTGCTTCACTGCCGCAGGATGTGTGGTCCGGCCTGGAGCAGATGGCTCTGAGCGAAAAGGGCGAGGTGCCGCTGATGACGTCGTCCTGGGGACTGACCGAAACAGCGCCATCGGCGATGATGCAGCAGGAACCTGCGCCACGTTCAGGGATTGTCGGAGTGCCTGTCAATGGCGTTACCTTGAAGCTTCTGCCTGATGAGGACATGCGCTGCGAAGTCCGGATCAAAGGGCCAAGCGTCATGCCCGGGTATTTCGAGGACCCGGACAAGACCAAGGCTGCTTTCGACGAAGAAGGATATTTCATCACCGGTGATGCGATGGTCTTTCTGGACGCTGAAGATCCCAACAAAGGAATGCGTTTCGATGGCCGTATTTCCGAGGATTTCAAATTGCAGTCGGGAACCTGGGTGCGCGCGGCGCAACTGAAACTCGACATGCTGTCGGCTCTTGCACCCTTGGCGGCCGACCTGGTCGTGACCGGTGCGGATCGTACCGAGATTGGCGTGATGATCTTTCCGAATATGAGCGCGTTGAGCCGGGCGGGTTTTCAAACGTCGGACGAAAGCGGCGCCTTTCAGTGTGATCGGCTGCAGAGAGAAATTCACCGGCGGCTCACGGAGCGCGCGAGGACTGTCAGTGGCAGTTCAGCCAGGGTGTCGCGCGCAATCGTATTATCCGAACCGCCTTCTACGGCGGAAGGTGAAATGACAGCCAAGGGCAACTTGAATATCCGCAAGGTTCTGACACGCCGCGCACCATTGCTTGAGCGGCTTTATTCCGACGATGACCCTGCGACGGTCAGGATTTAG
- a CDS encoding dihydroxyacetone kinase subunit DhaK, with the protein MKQFINTKETLVTEAIDGTLRTAGGRLARLDGYPHIKVVVRTDWDKSKVALVSGGGSGHEPSHAGFVGQGMLTAAVCGEVFASPSVDAVLAGILAVTGKAGCLLIVKNYTGDRLNFGLAVERARAFGLKVNMVIVDDDVALPDLPQARGVAGTLFVHKIAGALADQGADLDTITAAAEQAIKGAISIGMSLDTCTIPGSPKEDRIAVGKAELGLGIHGEAGIEQVEYSNAKAAMAMVVERLAPNLAPGPHVAILNNLGSTTPLEMSVLLEEMTASRIGSQIRWVIGPAAMMTSLDMHGFSVSMLPVGKAEEALLQAPVAPWAWPGCLALGPVSVRPLPDGLSPIQPLPSKNPETRAFIERCCNILIDAEADLNALDAKSGDGDTGSTLATAARALIQALDRLPLADLTQLYRAVGLELSQTMGGSSGVLLAIFFAAAGDASSSGHGAIGALKAGLDRIMQVGGAEPGDRTMIDALMPALNALENGIGAAAAEARQGADATARITRARAGRASYVSEANLSGHNDPGAEAVARLLEQLAEAPALTSQSA; encoded by the coding sequence ATGAAGCAGTTTATCAACACCAAGGAAACGCTCGTCACTGAAGCGATTGACGGGACGCTCAGAACCGCAGGCGGACGGCTGGCCCGACTGGATGGCTATCCTCACATCAAGGTTGTCGTACGAACGGACTGGGACAAATCGAAAGTGGCGCTGGTCTCAGGCGGGGGATCCGGCCACGAACCGAGCCATGCCGGGTTTGTCGGTCAGGGCATGTTGACTGCAGCTGTCTGCGGCGAGGTCTTCGCGTCTCCTTCGGTCGACGCGGTGCTGGCAGGAATTCTGGCCGTCACGGGCAAAGCCGGTTGCTTGCTCATCGTGAAAAACTATACGGGAGATCGCCTCAACTTCGGTCTGGCCGTCGAACGCGCCCGTGCCTTCGGTCTGAAGGTCAATATGGTCATTGTCGATGATGACGTTGCCTTGCCGGACTTGCCTCAGGCAAGGGGCGTTGCCGGTACGCTGTTCGTGCACAAGATTGCCGGGGCCCTGGCCGATCAGGGTGCCGACCTCGATACAATCACTGCTGCAGCTGAGCAGGCGATCAAGGGGGCGATTTCCATCGGCATGTCACTGGACACCTGCACAATTCCTGGCTCGCCGAAGGAAGACAGGATTGCCGTTGGCAAAGCCGAACTCGGACTGGGCATCCACGGAGAAGCCGGCATCGAACAGGTTGAGTATTCCAACGCCAAGGCAGCGATGGCCATGGTGGTCGAACGCCTGGCTCCAAACCTGGCTCCCGGGCCACATGTTGCGATCCTGAACAACCTCGGCAGCACGACACCTCTCGAAATGTCGGTTCTTCTTGAGGAGATGACAGCCTCTCGGATCGGCAGCCAGATCCGCTGGGTCATTGGCCCGGCGGCGATGATGACGTCTCTCGATATGCATGGATTTTCCGTCTCGATGTTGCCGGTGGGCAAGGCCGAAGAGGCGTTGTTGCAGGCTCCCGTAGCCCCATGGGCCTGGCCGGGATGTCTGGCGCTCGGCCCTGTTTCCGTGCGACCGCTGCCGGACGGGTTGTCCCCGATCCAGCCGTTGCCGTCGAAAAACCCGGAAACCCGCGCGTTCATCGAGCGGTGCTGCAATATCCTGATTGACGCCGAAGCTGACCTGAATGCACTCGATGCAAAGTCGGGTGACGGCGACACTGGAAGCACACTGGCAACGGCCGCTCGCGCGCTGATCCAGGCCCTTGACCGGCTCCCGCTGGCTGACCTGACCCAGCTTTACCGTGCCGTGGGACTGGAGCTTAGCCAGACCATGGGCGGGTCGTCCGGGGTGTTGCTCGCGATTTTCTTTGCGGCCGCTGGCGATGCCTCTTCCAGCGGGCATGGTGCAATCGGCGCTTTGAAGGCGGGGCTCGACCGCATCATGCAAGTTGGCGGAGCTGAGCCGGGTGACCGCACAATGATCGACGCTTTGATGCCGGCCCTGAATGCCCTTGAGAACGGCATCGGGGCTGCCGCCGCGGAGGCACGTCAGGGCGCTGACGCGACAGCACGAATTACCCGAGCACGGGCAGGACGGGCGTCTTATGTGTCTGAGGCGAACCTCTCAGGTCACAATGACCCCGGCGCTGAAGCCGTTGCGCGCCTGCTTGAGCAGTTGGCTGAAGCACCGGCTTTGACTTCCCAGTCGGCTTGA
- a CDS encoding TRAP transporter large permease, with amino-acid sequence MSLLELGYLSFPVLLVLIFLRAPIGLAMMICGLGGLWLATGTPNIFMSKLKSETYSTFSSYSLTIIPMFLLMGQFATHSGMSSSLFKAAESWLGHRKGGVAMAAVGACAGFGAICGSSLATAATMSRVALPELRRYGYSGGFSTATLAAGGTLGILIPPSVILVIYAILTEQNIAKLFLAAFVPGLLAAIGYMITISIYVRLYPAAAGTREPVPYAERMRAMLEVWPVLLVFGLVVGGIYLGWFTPTEGAAVGAAGTGVLALLSGNLTWKMFIDSMIQTAMSTAMIFFIILGAGFYNGFLALSQLPQELSGWVVGQGFSPWMVLTLVLLFYLAFGCLMDSLSMILLTIPIFFPVISALDFGMSPEHVAIWFGIIVLIVVEVGLITPPVGMNLFIINAMDRSTPMKETYKAVLWFVTSDIVRVIILVLFPSITLFLLGG; translated from the coding sequence TTGAGCCTCCTGGAACTCGGTTATCTGTCCTTTCCCGTCCTCTTGGTGCTGATTTTCCTGCGCGCGCCTATTGGTCTTGCGATGATGATCTGCGGGCTCGGTGGTCTCTGGCTTGCCACCGGTACGCCGAATATCTTTATGTCCAAGCTGAAGAGCGAAACCTACTCGACCTTTTCCAGCTATTCGCTGACGATCATTCCGATGTTTCTGCTCATGGGGCAATTCGCAACACATTCTGGAATGTCGTCGTCGCTGTTCAAGGCAGCCGAAAGCTGGCTGGGACATCGCAAGGGCGGTGTCGCAATGGCGGCGGTTGGTGCCTGCGCGGGCTTTGGCGCCATTTGTGGCTCGTCGCTTGCCACCGCAGCGACCATGAGCCGGGTGGCCCTACCTGAATTGCGTCGTTACGGCTATTCCGGGGGCTTTTCTACTGCGACCTTGGCTGCAGGCGGCACACTTGGCATTTTGATTCCGCCGTCAGTGATCCTGGTGATCTATGCGATCCTGACAGAGCAGAACATTGCCAAGCTGTTTCTGGCCGCTTTCGTCCCCGGCTTACTGGCGGCCATCGGCTACATGATCACCATTTCCATCTACGTGCGGCTCTATCCGGCAGCCGCCGGGACTCGCGAGCCTGTTCCTTATGCGGAACGAATGCGCGCCATGCTCGAAGTCTGGCCAGTCCTGCTCGTCTTCGGACTGGTTGTCGGAGGCATTTATCTCGGTTGGTTCACCCCGACAGAAGGGGCGGCCGTCGGCGCGGCCGGTACTGGTGTTCTGGCGCTTTTGTCCGGCAATCTGACCTGGAAGATGTTTATCGACAGCATGATCCAGACCGCCATGAGCACGGCGATGATATTCTTCATCATCCTCGGGGCCGGTTTTTACAATGGTTTCCTGGCGCTCAGTCAATTGCCGCAAGAACTCAGCGGCTGGGTTGTCGGTCAGGGCTTCAGTCCGTGGATGGTGTTGACGCTGGTGCTGTTGTTCTATCTGGCCTTTGGTTGCCTGATGGACAGCTTGTCTATGATCCTGTTGACCATTCCGATTTTCTTCCCCGTGATCAGCGCGCTTGATTTCGGAATGAGCCCGGAACATGTCGCGATCTGGTTCGGTATCATTGTCCTGATCGTCGTCGAGGTGGGTCTGATTACACCACCTGTCGGCATGAACCTCTTCATTATCAATGCCATGGATCGATCGACGCCGATGAAGGAAACCTACAAGGCTGTCTTGTGGTTTGTCACATCGGACATCGTCCGGGTCATTATTCTGGTGCTGTTCCCCTCCATCACCCTGTTCCTTCTGGGCGGTTAG
- a CDS encoding TRAP transporter small permease, with protein sequence MLSHLVERLARFMAILGGLVLTGLIALTCVSVLGRGLNTLGHSGFLTSLSESGAKALIATGVGPVQGDFELLEAGISFTIFAFLPICQLRRGHATVDVFSTGFPHWLNRFLETFWEVLLSALILLITWRLFVGMHDKMRYEETTFILQFPVWWAFAFSFGAALVASVVAVYCAVARTIELVTGRRLKSDAEGEVH encoded by the coding sequence ATGCTGTCTCATCTGGTGGAGCGTCTGGCGCGCTTCATGGCGATCCTTGGCGGGCTGGTGCTGACCGGGCTCATTGCTCTGACGTGTGTCAGCGTTCTCGGCAGAGGTCTGAACACGCTAGGACATTCCGGCTTTTTGACTTCGCTCTCGGAGAGCGGCGCAAAAGCCTTGATTGCAACTGGCGTTGGACCTGTTCAAGGTGATTTCGAACTTTTGGAAGCAGGTATCAGTTTTACGATTTTTGCCTTTCTGCCAATTTGCCAGTTACGGCGTGGCCACGCGACCGTGGATGTGTTCTCAACCGGCTTTCCGCATTGGCTGAACAGGTTTCTGGAGACGTTCTGGGAAGTTCTGTTGAGTGCGTTGATCCTGTTGATCACCTGGCGGCTTTTTGTCGGCATGCATGACAAGATGCGTTACGAAGAAACTACCTTCATTTTGCAATTTCCGGTCTGGTGGGCATTTGCCTTCAGCTTTGGCGCTGCTCTGGTCGCCTCGGTGGTGGCCGTTTATTGCGCCGTTGCGCGGACGATTGAGCTCGTTACTGGCCGCAGGCTCAAGTCAGATGCTGAGGGGGAAGTCCATTGA